The Akkermansia muciniphila genome contains a region encoding:
- a CDS encoding glycosyltransferase: MKALWLSNILFPEPCRMLGLPEPVLGGWMYAGAQELMKAAPDLKLAAAMFYPGRTLRRLDGESMTYYLVPAPADMGVYRKALEPCFREIRDIFGPDVVHIHGSEYPHSLAWVNACGAERTAVSIQGLSSVCAGFYLGGIPPRELVKSVAFRDLLRRDTLFAQQRKIKARGRYERELFSKVRHVIGRTAWDRSHAWAMNPAARYHVLHPTLREPFYLHEWDAGTCERHTIFLSQSHYPLKGLHKVVEALPLVLRHYPDARVQVAGPDFLSVPAWRRNGYARYLGNLMERLGVRDRFRWLGRLDAEQMCSQFRKAHVFVCPSMIENESNSLGEAQMVGTPCIASYAGGMMDSVSHGETGFLYRFEETEMLAMLVCRLFGDMDLCRRLSFRGRQASLARHDRAVNAEQLKRIYGSIAGEAGNGTEEDEEKGREGAACSS, encoded by the coding sequence ATGAAAGCGCTCTGGCTGTCCAATATCCTGTTTCCTGAACCCTGCCGGATGCTTGGACTTCCGGAACCGGTCCTGGGGGGCTGGATGTACGCGGGGGCGCAGGAGCTGATGAAGGCCGCCCCGGATTTAAAGCTGGCCGCAGCCATGTTTTATCCGGGCCGCACCCTGCGCCGCCTGGACGGGGAGTCCATGACCTATTACCTGGTTCCCGCCCCTGCCGACATGGGAGTTTACAGGAAGGCGCTGGAACCCTGTTTCCGGGAAATCAGGGACATATTCGGCCCGGACGTGGTCCATATCCACGGTTCCGAATATCCGCATTCCCTGGCCTGGGTGAATGCCTGCGGGGCGGAACGCACGGCCGTTTCCATCCAGGGGCTGTCTTCCGTCTGCGCCGGGTTCTATCTGGGCGGCATTCCTCCCCGGGAACTCGTGAAATCCGTTGCCTTCCGGGATCTGCTGCGCCGTGACACGCTTTTTGCCCAGCAGCGGAAGATCAAGGCGCGCGGAAGATATGAACGGGAGCTGTTCAGCAAGGTGCGCCATGTGATCGGGCGTACCGCCTGGGACCGTTCCCACGCATGGGCCATGAATCCCGCGGCGCGGTACCATGTTCTCCATCCTACGCTCAGGGAGCCCTTTTACCTTCATGAATGGGATGCCGGAACGTGCGAAAGGCATACGATTTTTCTCAGCCAGTCCCACTATCCCCTGAAAGGGCTGCACAAGGTGGTGGAAGCCCTTCCCCTGGTTCTGCGGCATTATCCTGACGCCAGGGTGCAGGTGGCCGGACCGGACTTCCTGTCAGTCCCTGCGTGGCGCAGGAACGGCTACGCCCGTTATTTGGGAAACCTGATGGAACGGCTTGGAGTCCGGGACCGTTTCCGCTGGCTGGGACGCCTGGACGCGGAACAGATGTGCAGCCAGTTCCGGAAGGCGCATGTCTTCGTTTGCCCCTCCATGATTGAAAATGAGTCCAATTCCCTGGGGGAAGCCCAGATGGTGGGCACTCCCTGCATCGCGTCCTATGCCGGGGGGATGATGGATTCCGTGTCCCACGGGGAAACGGGCTTCCTGTACCGGTTTGAAGAGACGGAAATGCTGGCCATGCTGGTGTGCCGCCTGTTCGGGGACATGGATCTGTGCAGGCGTCTTTCCTTCCGCGGAAGACAGGCCTCCCTGGCGCGGCATGACCGTGCCGTGAATGCGGAACAACTGAAGCGCATTTACGGGAGCATCGCCGGAGAGGCCGGGAACGGGACGGAGGAGGACGAAGAAAAGGGAAGGGAGGGCGCCGCATGCAGCAGCTGA
- a CDS encoding MATE family efflux transporter, with translation MNTVSRVIRNTGFLYMKMGITLFISLYATRLVLNALGVDDFGIFNMVAGVIAMLAFLNASMAAATQRFMSYAEGEGDPEKQKIVFNISVVLHLAIAVAVGILLYAAAPFLFGHVLNIPEDRVFAARCVYWAMIASTVFGILGVPCEAMLNAHENMLYFAVIGVLESFLKLGAALAVVHVPADKLVLYGVLMAGISILSMTAMLVYCRRNYAECVIAPRRYWKRGVFREMGSFAGWNFTVSASSMLSEYGVGIVLNHFFGVALNAAQAVAQQINGQTMAFSGTMLKALNPVISKSEGAGNRGLMLRASLSGCKFAYLLMAVFAIPLILEAPGLLALWLHSVPAWAVLFCRLQLARTLLEQLFLSLGSAIYAEGNIRLYTLVKTGSGILFLGATWGFYRMGWPPFMMYVAAILFVTVPGGLLALSICVRRLGLSLRDFSFQVLAPCLVPSAATFAAGILLSRLDASLSPVPVLLRTCSLLVVFLLFLWVFSLGGRERGAFVFFLKSAWRKIQFSK, from the coding sequence ATGAACACCGTCTCCAGAGTGATCAGGAATACAGGATTCCTGTATATGAAAATGGGCATCACCCTGTTCATTTCCCTGTACGCGACGCGCCTTGTCCTGAATGCCCTGGGAGTGGACGACTTCGGTATTTTCAACATGGTGGCGGGCGTGATCGCCATGCTGGCTTTTCTGAACGCCAGCATGGCGGCGGCTACCCAGCGCTTCATGAGCTACGCGGAGGGGGAAGGGGACCCGGAGAAGCAGAAAATCGTGTTCAACATCAGCGTGGTGCTCCATCTTGCCATCGCCGTGGCGGTCGGAATCCTGCTGTATGCGGCGGCACCCTTCCTGTTCGGGCATGTTCTCAATATTCCGGAGGACCGGGTTTTTGCCGCCCGGTGCGTTTACTGGGCCATGATCGCCAGCACCGTGTTCGGCATCCTGGGCGTTCCTTGTGAAGCCATGCTGAACGCCCATGAAAACATGCTGTATTTCGCCGTCATAGGCGTTCTGGAATCTTTCCTGAAACTGGGGGCGGCCCTGGCGGTCGTTCACGTGCCGGCGGACAAGCTGGTTCTGTACGGGGTGTTGATGGCCGGAATTTCCATCCTTTCCATGACGGCCATGCTTGTTTATTGCCGCAGGAACTATGCGGAGTGCGTGATTGCGCCGCGGCGTTACTGGAAACGCGGCGTTTTCCGGGAAATGGGCAGCTTTGCGGGGTGGAATTTCACGGTTTCCGCCAGCAGCATGCTGTCGGAATACGGCGTCGGCATCGTGCTGAACCACTTTTTTGGCGTTGCCCTCAATGCGGCGCAGGCCGTCGCCCAGCAGATCAACGGGCAAACGATGGCTTTTTCCGGGACCATGCTGAAGGCCCTGAATCCGGTCATTTCAAAAAGCGAGGGGGCGGGCAACCGCGGCCTCATGCTGCGGGCCTCCCTGTCCGGCTGCAAATTCGCCTACCTGCTCATGGCGGTTTTCGCCATTCCCCTGATTCTGGAGGCTCCGGGGCTCCTGGCGCTCTGGCTTCATTCCGTCCCCGCCTGGGCGGTCCTGTTCTGCAGGCTTCAGCTTGCCAGGACCTTGCTGGAACAGCTTTTCCTCAGCCTGGGGTCCGCCATTTACGCGGAGGGGAACATCCGCCTGTACACGCTGGTGAAAACCGGGTCCGGAATTCTTTTCCTGGGCGCTACGTGGGGCTTCTACCGGATGGGATGGCCTCCCTTCATGATGTATGTGGCCGCCATTCTTTTCGTCACCGTGCCGGGAGGGCTGCTGGCCCTTTCCATCTGCGTGCGGCGCCTTGGCCTCAGCCTGCGGGATTTTTCTTTCCAGGTGCTGGCTCCGTGCCTTGTCCCCAGCGCGGCTACGTTTGCCGCGGGCATCCTCCTGTCCCGGCTTGATGCGTCGCTTTCTCCCGTTCCGGTATTGCTCCGCACCTGCTCGCTCCTGGTTGTCTTCCTCCTTTTCCTCTGGGTTTTTTCCCTGGGCGGCAGGGAACGCGGCGCCTTTGTTTTTTTCCTGAAAAGCGCCTGGAGGAAAATTCAGTTTTCCAAATAA
- a CDS encoding polysaccharide biosynthesis tyrosine autokinase yields the protein MPVSVVQPEDNDIFSFRFIFSTARRRWPWILACALLGGGLAYSIAARQGYLYQKTARIMLRDDKQKNAQVSEIILSDLGFKAGEANLANESYVVKSSEVMGRVVKGLGLDVSYWEKRNIRKVELYHTTPLKAEFSGEGEFQPCSLAVTPLNGREFSLSCREKEGADNVMHGKFGVPLKLSFATVKVSPTSYFSSGSVGRTIFVERVSVKEATAGMLGRLNVTRPDSKESSLLELTLKLSHPQKAEDALNYLIEVYNDHSRREKQLAASRAEDFIVKRIGKLGGQLGGVDKRVIDYKRHSRIVKDMNTTLDATFHRVQEIGTELFSTRTELIQVKVLAGLLADRSREQDMIPANIGIQDAGIAKQIELFNDNFLQHKKLFASAGRQNPMVSSLAENMKEMRESIGRSIANYCNALEVRMGELEKERDELNRLLSDMASKDEGLVPLLREQKVMEELYLMLLKKREENALALATTEPSARILEPAFGSNAPVAPKLFLMTVGGMAGGALVSLLALLAGSALNTKVRDKKDLAGLTDLPLAGALPLLSRKERAKLPLVVMNGRSLMEECFHILRNNAELMLLPNPEEASRVLFLTSTRTGEGKTFTALNLAAAYAQTGKKVLLIDGDLRKASLSAIYGGKNSRGLVHLLMNPQASPDSVLQSGRKFPGFDLVTAGPVPPNPVALLTQGRFEELLRYWRARYDRIILDGCPYEAVADASLMARHADLVLYVVRCGMIEKQYVPAIQGLADKGEFRAVALILNAENFKNSRFHYYSEYSETEG from the coding sequence ATGCCCGTTTCAGTTGTACAGCCTGAGGATAACGATATTTTTTCCTTCCGGTTCATTTTTTCCACGGCCAGGAGGCGCTGGCCCTGGATTCTGGCGTGCGCCCTGCTGGGCGGGGGGCTGGCTTATTCCATCGCCGCCCGTCAGGGGTATTTGTACCAGAAGACCGCCCGCATCATGCTGAGGGATGACAAGCAGAAGAACGCCCAGGTTTCGGAAATCATCCTTTCCGACCTGGGATTCAAGGCGGGGGAGGCCAATCTTGCGAATGAGAGCTATGTGGTCAAATCCTCGGAGGTGATGGGCCGTGTGGTGAAGGGGCTGGGGCTCGACGTCTCGTACTGGGAAAAGCGGAATATCCGGAAAGTGGAACTTTACCATACCACTCCCCTGAAAGCGGAGTTCAGCGGGGAGGGGGAGTTTCAGCCCTGTTCCCTGGCGGTTACTCCGCTGAACGGCCGGGAATTTTCCCTGTCCTGCCGGGAGAAGGAGGGCGCGGACAACGTCATGCATGGAAAATTCGGCGTCCCGCTGAAGCTTTCCTTCGCCACGGTGAAGGTATCCCCTACTTCTTATTTTTCTTCCGGCAGCGTGGGAAGGACCATTTTCGTGGAGCGCGTTTCCGTGAAGGAAGCCACCGCCGGAATGCTGGGCCGGCTGAACGTAACGCGGCCTGATTCCAAGGAAAGCAGCCTGCTGGAGCTGACGTTGAAGCTTTCCCATCCCCAGAAGGCGGAAGACGCCCTGAATTACCTTATTGAGGTGTACAACGACCATTCCCGGCGGGAGAAGCAATTGGCCGCCTCACGGGCGGAGGATTTCATCGTCAAGCGCATTGGAAAGCTCGGCGGCCAGCTCGGCGGCGTAGACAAGCGGGTGATTGACTACAAGCGCCACAGCCGGATCGTCAAGGACATGAACACGACGCTGGATGCCACGTTCCACAGGGTGCAGGAGATAGGGACGGAACTTTTTTCCACCAGGACGGAGCTGATCCAGGTGAAGGTGCTTGCCGGCCTGCTGGCGGACCGGAGCCGGGAGCAGGACATGATTCCCGCCAACATTGGCATTCAGGATGCGGGAATTGCCAAGCAGATTGAACTTTTCAACGACAATTTCCTCCAGCATAAAAAGTTGTTCGCCAGCGCGGGAAGGCAGAACCCCATGGTCTCCTCCCTGGCGGAGAACATGAAGGAGATGCGCGAGTCCATTGGCCGTTCCATCGCCAATTACTGCAATGCGCTGGAAGTGAGGATGGGCGAACTGGAAAAGGAGCGGGATGAACTCAACCGTCTTTTGTCGGACATGGCCTCCAAGGACGAAGGCCTGGTCCCCCTTCTGCGGGAACAGAAGGTCATGGAGGAGCTTTACCTGATGCTGCTGAAAAAGCGGGAGGAGAACGCCCTGGCCCTGGCCACCACGGAACCAAGCGCCCGGATTCTGGAACCTGCGTTCGGCTCCAATGCCCCCGTAGCGCCCAAACTGTTCCTGATGACGGTGGGCGGCATGGCCGGGGGCGCTTTGGTGAGCCTGTTGGCCCTGCTGGCCGGAAGCGCCCTGAATACGAAGGTGCGGGACAAGAAGGACCTTGCCGGACTGACGGACCTGCCGCTGGCAGGAGCGCTGCCCCTGCTTTCCAGAAAAGAGCGGGCGAAGCTGCCCCTGGTGGTCATGAATGGCCGCTCCCTGATGGAAGAATGCTTTCACATTCTCCGCAATAATGCGGAACTGATGCTGCTGCCCAACCCGGAGGAAGCTTCCCGGGTGCTGTTCCTGACGTCCACAAGGACGGGAGAGGGGAAGACGTTTACGGCCCTGAACCTGGCCGCCGCGTATGCCCAGACCGGAAAAAAAGTCCTCCTCATTGACGGGGACCTGCGCAAGGCCTCCCTTTCCGCCATTTACGGAGGGAAGAACAGCAGGGGCCTCGTGCACCTGCTGATGAATCCGCAGGCTTCTCCGGATTCCGTCCTGCAATCCGGCAGGAAGTTCCCGGGATTTGACCTGGTGACCGCAGGCCCCGTTCCCCCCAACCCCGTTGCGCTGCTGACCCAGGGCCGTTTTGAAGAGCTGCTCCGGTACTGGCGCGCCCGGTATGACCGCATCATCCTGGACGGCTGCCCCTATGAGGCCGTGGCGGATGCCTCCCTCATGGCGCGCCATGCGGACCTGGTTCTTTATGTCGTCAGGTGCGGAATGATCGAGAAGCAGTACGTTCCCGCCATTCAGGGGCTGGCGGACAAGGGAGAATTCCGTGCCGTCGCCCTTATCCTCAATGCGGAGAATTTCAAAAATTCCCGTTTTCATTATTACAGCGAGTATTCCGAAACTGAGGGATAG
- a CDS encoding polysaccharide biosynthesis/export family protein: protein MNRFSLFSSGIFRLASLAVCAVLLASCVNPKEVLYIQDITGETRQNIVTRYQTTIQKDDQLYISVSSKQPELTTPFIMAEMGNSISNNAGNSRPKGYLVDDEGYIVLPVIGRMKAARKTCSQLAHDISAKLRNSDYIKDASVNVQIMNFKFSVLGEVNHPGSYQVDGQRVTIFDAISRAGDLNIDGNRDIMLIREMEHDRKIVKLDLRSKSIFSSPYYYIRQNDIIYVTPSDRKINMRSESAQYYAWGLSGLSLLIAVIAISL from the coding sequence ATGAACCGTTTCTCCCTTTTTTCTTCCGGAATCTTCCGGCTGGCCTCCCTGGCTGTGTGCGCCGTGCTGCTGGCCTCCTGCGTTAATCCCAAAGAGGTCCTCTATATCCAGGACATTACGGGCGAGACCCGGCAAAACATAGTCACCAGGTACCAGACGACTATTCAAAAGGACGATCAGCTTTACATTTCCGTCAGCAGCAAGCAGCCGGAACTCACTACTCCCTTCATCATGGCGGAAATGGGCAATTCCATTTCCAACAACGCCGGCAACTCGAGGCCCAAAGGGTATCTGGTTGACGACGAGGGATACATTGTCCTGCCGGTCATCGGCAGGATGAAAGCGGCCCGGAAGACATGCTCCCAGCTTGCCCACGACATTTCCGCGAAGCTCCGCAACAGTGATTACATCAAGGACGCTTCCGTCAATGTCCAGATCATGAATTTCAAGTTTTCCGTGCTGGGGGAAGTGAATCATCCCGGCTCCTACCAGGTGGACGGCCAGCGCGTCACCATTTTTGACGCCATCAGCCGGGCGGGAGATTTGAATATAGACGGCAACCGGGACATCATGCTGATCCGGGAAATGGAGCACGACCGGAAGATCGTCAAGCTGGACCTGCGCAGCAAGTCCATTTTCTCCTCCCCTTATTACTACATCCGGCAGAATGATATTATTTATGTCACTCCGTCAGACCGCAAGATCAACATGAGGAGCGAAAGCGCCCAGTATTACGCCTGGGGCCTTTCCGGCCTGTCCCTGCTTATTGCCGTCATCGCCATCAGCCTGTAA
- a CDS encoding acyltransferase — protein sequence MQQLIYLARKAVLRCWAVCAHPLHNGYARWLLYAGNAVCGPGLCSFGIPDVRISRGSRRRSVPCRIGREFTMRNGSHGVSRSSQRCLISVDRDGVLRIGDRVGISNTVIICTQSVTIGDDVKAGFGVHIMDTDFHALDPEARRGAEDRLQRRCAPVRIGNNVFLGAGTFVLKGVSIGDNAVVGARSVVTRSIPPNEVWAGNPARRIRRTEEGQDSPVMERSAHA from the coding sequence ATGCAGCAGCTGATTTACCTGGCCAGAAAAGCCGTGCTCCGCTGCTGGGCCGTCTGTGCGCACCCGCTTCACAATGGGTATGCCAGGTGGCTCCTATATGCCGGCAACGCGGTTTGCGGCCCCGGCCTCTGCTCGTTCGGCATTCCGGACGTCAGGATATCCAGGGGAAGCCGCCGCCGTTCCGTTCCGTGCCGCATAGGAAGGGAATTTACCATGAGGAACGGCTCCCACGGCGTCTCCCGCTCCTCCCAGCGGTGCCTGATCTCCGTGGACCGGGACGGCGTGCTGCGCATCGGCGACCGGGTGGGCATCAGCAATACCGTGATCATCTGCACGCAGTCGGTGACCATCGGCGACGATGTAAAGGCCGGATTCGGCGTCCACATCATGGATACGGACTTCCACGCATTGGACCCGGAAGCCAGGCGTGGGGCGGAGGACAGGCTTCAGCGCCGGTGCGCTCCCGTCAGGATCGGGAACAACGTATTCCTCGGGGCCGGAACCTTCGTTTTGAAAGGCGTTTCCATCGGGGACAACGCCGTTGTAGGAGCCCGTTCCGTGGTAACGCGTTCCATTCCTCCCAATGAAGTATGGGCGGGAAATCCGGCGCGCCGCATCCGCAGGACGGAGGAAGGCCAGGATTCCCCGGTGATGGAAAGGAGCGCGCATGCGTAA
- a CDS encoding CatB-related O-acetyltransferase, with the protein MMNDSANAAPGRSRPILFLRSLANGVRSFIRFRLVQRWVTVKGMTRIGRHVHLNSPHKQIIFGNRVQLGPYCHVSCDIRFGNSVLCAARVSFIGKRDHSFNRAGCAVWDSPRNWEDGMTVIGSDVWIGHGAVILGGVRVGDGAIVAAGAVVTGDVPPMTVVGGNPARVIRRRFPTPEEEERHRNYLDSIK; encoded by the coding sequence ATGATGAATGATTCCGCCAATGCAGCTCCGGGCAGGTCCCGGCCCATCCTGTTTCTGCGTTCCCTGGCCAACGGAGTGCGCAGTTTCATACGGTTCCGCCTGGTTCAACGCTGGGTCACCGTGAAGGGAATGACCAGGATAGGAAGGCATGTGCATCTGAATTCCCCGCACAAACAGATCATTTTCGGGAACAGGGTGCAGTTGGGGCCATACTGCCATGTCTCCTGCGATATACGTTTTGGGAACAGCGTGTTGTGCGCCGCCCGCGTTTCATTCATCGGAAAAAGGGACCATTCCTTTAACCGGGCCGGATGCGCCGTCTGGGATTCCCCCCGGAACTGGGAGGACGGCATGACGGTCATCGGCAGCGACGTGTGGATTGGGCACGGAGCCGTCATCCTGGGAGGCGTTCGCGTGGGGGACGGCGCCATTGTCGCGGCGGGAGCCGTCGTGACCGGAGACGTGCCGCCCATGACCGTGGTGGGCGGCAATCCCGCCAGGGTCATCCGCCGCCGCTTTCCCACTCCGGAAGAAGAGGAAAGGCACCGGAACTACCTTGATTCCATCAAATAG
- a CDS encoding glycosyltransferase family 2 protein yields MKTDAASGKKLAVLMTCHNRREKTLRCLASLFSALPEAGLESSVHLVDDGSSDGTGDAVRRAYPSVSVITGDGTLFWNRGMRTAWEDALKKDADFYLWLNDDTMLHPFAVSHLLEASRWMEHAAVICGTTCHPGTDEWTYGGTAGGKPVIPDGTLRECELCHGNILWVPRRVVERIGILDGFYLHALGDYDYSRTARERGIKLRVAPAYMGTCERHDKAVAWTDRKVPLMRRLRNLYSPLGNAQPRYYFHYVRRHDGLLAACRAMICMHVRVFLPFLWTATK; encoded by the coding sequence ATGAAAACTGACGCTGCCTCCGGGAAAAAACTTGCGGTCCTGATGACGTGCCATAACCGCAGGGAAAAAACGCTCCGCTGCCTCGCCTCCCTGTTCTCCGCACTGCCGGAAGCGGGGTTGGAGTCCTCCGTGCATTTGGTGGATGACGGTTCCTCCGACGGCACCGGAGACGCCGTGCGGCGGGCTTACCCCTCCGTTTCCGTCATCACGGGGGACGGAACCCTGTTCTGGAACCGGGGAATGAGGACGGCATGGGAGGACGCCCTGAAGAAAGATGCGGATTTCTACCTCTGGCTGAATGATGATACCATGCTGCATCCGTTTGCCGTAAGCCATCTATTGGAAGCCTCCCGCTGGATGGAACATGCTGCCGTCATCTGCGGTACCACCTGCCATCCCGGCACGGATGAGTGGACTTATGGAGGCACGGCGGGCGGGAAGCCCGTTATTCCGGATGGAACCTTGAGGGAATGCGAATTATGCCACGGGAACATTCTGTGGGTGCCGCGGCGGGTGGTGGAGCGCATAGGCATTCTGGACGGGTTCTACCTGCACGCGCTGGGGGATTACGATTATTCCCGTACGGCGCGCGAACGCGGAATAAAGCTGCGGGTGGCTCCCGCTTACATGGGGACTTGCGAACGGCATGACAAGGCTGTTGCCTGGACGGACCGGAAGGTGCCCCTGATGCGCAGGCTCCGCAATTTGTATTCCCCGCTGGGGAATGCCCAGCCCAGGTATTACTTCCACTACGTCCGCAGGCACGACGGCCTTCTGGCCGCGTGCAGGGCCATGATCTGCATGCATGTACGAGTTTTCCTCCCTTTCTTATGGACAGCAACGAAATAG
- a CDS encoding sugar transferase, with protein sequence MYQFFGKRVLDIIISLWALVIVSPLLAVISIILLAHTRKSPFFSQVRVGYRGELFRVFKFKTMTDARDAEGLLLPDDLRCFPLGTFLRRYSLDELPQLINILKGDMSLVGPRPWIPEQLDVFTGRCRMARCSVRPGLTGMAQVYGRNGIPFYRRLCYDIVYARNVSFLMDARIVFQTVVRLLAHKDIRQCEDAFRNISGNILVRNDPSMPVFFPSKLEES encoded by the coding sequence ATGTATCAATTTTTTGGAAAACGAGTATTGGATATTATTATTTCCTTGTGGGCATTGGTAATCGTATCGCCTCTTCTGGCCGTTATATCCATAATACTCCTGGCTCATACGCGAAAGTCTCCGTTTTTTTCCCAGGTGCGCGTCGGGTACCGCGGAGAATTGTTCCGGGTTTTTAAATTCAAGACAATGACGGATGCCCGTGATGCGGAAGGACTCCTGCTTCCGGATGACTTGAGGTGTTTTCCGCTGGGAACTTTTTTACGCCGCTATTCCCTGGATGAACTGCCCCAATTGATCAATATTCTCAAGGGAGACATGTCCCTTGTAGGCCCCCGGCCCTGGATCCCGGAGCAACTGGATGTTTTCACCGGCCGCTGCCGCATGGCGCGCTGTTCCGTCCGGCCCGGATTGACCGGCATGGCCCAGGTATACGGGAGGAACGGAATCCCGTTTTACAGGCGGCTGTGCTATGACATCGTTTATGCCCGGAATGTATCCTTCCTCATGGATGCCAGGATCGTTTTTCAAACCGTGGTCCGGTTGCTGGCACACAAGGACATCCGGCAGTGCGAGGACGCTTTCAGGAACATATCGGGCAACATTCTCGTCAGGAACGATCCTTCCATGCCCGTGTTCTTTCCGTCCAAGCTGGAAGAGTCCTGA
- a CDS encoding glycosyltransferase family 4 protein codes for MNGNKRKLMVFHQYLAPYRIDFFNALARMGEMEAFFEYENSPDHHYNRPEMEARCAFRPHYLNHVRVAGRRIPSGLARILRQGRPDLVIVPEFSILALEVCLLRAACRWKFKIISICDDSMDMIRGNELSRVHALARKAVMPVVDDVILPDMEACCWYREHYGKGVFFPIVRDERAFREQCREALPMSLSMQREYGLHGKRVVLYVGRLAPEKNLECLVRAAAAFPEDAVLVIAGSGSLETALRDLAVRLKVRAIFTGWLEGERLAAWYNLADVFVLPSLVEPFGAVVNDALAAGCFCLVSGRCGSACLIRRGWNGELFDPEDEKGLASLLRKTCLDRGGSPSPPRLKECLMPAGFREYVNHLMEHIL; via the coding sequence ATGAACGGCAACAAACGCAAACTGATGGTCTTTCATCAATACCTGGCGCCTTACCGCATTGATTTTTTCAATGCGCTGGCCCGGATGGGGGAGATGGAGGCGTTTTTTGAATATGAAAATTCTCCGGACCACCACTACAACAGGCCGGAAATGGAAGCCCGCTGCGCGTTCCGCCCCCATTACCTGAACCATGTTCGCGTGGCGGGGAGGCGCATCCCCTCCGGCCTTGCGCGCATCCTGCGGCAGGGACGGCCCGATCTGGTGATCGTTCCGGAGTTTTCCATTCTGGCGCTGGAGGTATGCCTGCTGCGCGCGGCCTGCCGCTGGAAATTCAAAATCATCAGCATTTGCGACGACAGCATGGACATGATCCGCGGAAATGAACTGTCCCGCGTGCATGCGCTGGCGCGGAAGGCGGTGATGCCGGTGGTGGATGATGTGATTCTCCCGGATATGGAGGCCTGCTGCTGGTACCGGGAACATTATGGGAAGGGCGTCTTTTTTCCGATTGTCAGGGATGAACGGGCATTCCGGGAACAATGCCGCGAAGCGCTTCCCATGAGCCTTTCCATGCAGCGGGAATACGGTCTGCACGGTAAACGGGTGGTCCTGTACGTGGGGCGCCTGGCGCCGGAGAAGAATCTGGAATGCCTGGTCAGGGCGGCTGCGGCCTTTCCGGAGGACGCCGTTCTGGTGATTGCGGGGTCGGGAAGCCTGGAAACGGCCTTGCGGGACCTGGCCGTCCGGCTAAAGGTCCGCGCCATTTTTACCGGCTGGCTGGAAGGCGAACGCCTGGCGGCCTGGTACAATCTGGCCGACGTCTTTGTTCTGCCCAGCCTGGTGGAACCGTTTGGGGCGGTTGTCAATGATGCGCTGGCTGCCGGGTGTTTCTGCCTGGTTTCCGGGCGCTGCGGCTCCGCCTGCCTGATCCGCCGGGGCTGGAACGGGGAATTGTTTGATCCGGAAGACGAAAAGGGGCTGGCCTCTCTTCTCCGGAAAACCTGCCTGGACCGCGGCGGCAGCCCGTCCCCTCCGCGCCTGAAAGAATGCCTGATGCCTGCCGGATTCCGGGAATACGTCAACCATCTCATGGAACATATTTTATGA